From Etheostoma cragini isolate CJK2018 chromosome 14, CSU_Ecrag_1.0, whole genome shotgun sequence, the proteins below share one genomic window:
- the nelfe gene encoding negative elongation factor E, translating to MVVFPNSLTEEEEALQKKYAKLKKKKKALLALKKQSSTNQTNQSGLKRTLSDQPVIDTATATEQAKMLIKTGAISAIKSENKNSGFKRSRMLEIKLKDPEKGPIPAFLPFQRSVSTDEEQPESGKRANRKSLYESFVSSNDRYRDEEDGGGMSSSRELDRDRDRDRDRERERERELDRERDRDRDKDRERERERDRDRGKERDRERDRERDQSREMDRDRDRERDRERDGPFRRSDSYPERRGVRKGNTVYVYGSGLGEDNLRSAFSQHGNIIDLSMDNPRNCAFITFEKMESADQAVAELNGATVGDVHIKVSIARKQPMLDAATGKSVWASLAVQNSTKGSYRDKRNQVVYSEDFLR from the exons ATGGTGGTGTTTCCAAATTCACTgacggaggaagaggaggctctGCAAAAGAAATATGCTAAACTcaagaaaaag AAAAAGGCACTGCTTGCCTTGAAGAAGCAGAGTTCAACTAACCAGACAAACCAGAGTGGCTTGAAACGGA CTTTGTCGGACCAGCCTGTAATTGACACTGCAACGGCAACAGAGCAAGCAAAGATGCTGATCAAGACGGGTGCTATCAGCGCCATCAAATCAGAGAACAAAAACTCAGGCTTTAAACGCTCTCGAATGCTGGAAATTAAACTAAAG GACCCTGAGAAAGGCCCGATTCCTGCTTTCTTACCATTCCAAAGGAGTGTCTCTACAGATGAAGAACAACCTGAG TCTGGGAAGAGAGCCAACAGGAAGTCTCTGTATGAAAG CTTTGTCAGCTCAAACGACAGATATCGGGATGAGGAGGACGGAGGCGGCATGTCATCCAGCCGCGAgctggacagagacagagacagagacagagacagagagcgagaacGAGAACGAGAACTGGATAGAGAGCGGGACAGAGACAGGGATAAAGaccgggagagagagagagagagggatagagacagaggcaaggaaagagacagggaacgggacagagaaagagaccaaagcagagaaatggatCGAGACCGCGACAGAGAacgagacagagaaagagatggacCGTTCAGAC GGTCAGATTCATACCCAGAGCGGAGAGGGGTACGGAAAGGGAATACGGTGTATGTTTATGGCTCTGGTCTCGGCGAGGACAACCTGCGCTCAGCTTTTTCTCAACATGGAAACATCATCGACCTGTCTATGGACAACCCACGCAA TTGTGCATTTATCACTTTTGAGAAGATGGAGTCTGCAGACCAGGCTGTAGCTGAG CTGAATGGAGCCACGGTGGGAGACGTTCACATCAAAGTCAGCATCGCCAGGAAGCAGCCCATGCTCGATGCTGCCACTGGCAAATCTGTCTGGGCTTCACTGG CTGTGCAGAACAGCACAAAAGGCTCCTACAGGGACAAGAGGAACCAAGTCGTGTACAGTGAAGATTTTctgagatga